One stretch of Amycolatopsis sp. NBC_00345 DNA includes these proteins:
- a CDS encoding cobalamin biosynthesis protein: MPLRQAVTAAGLITGFAADTLFGDPRRGHPVALFGTAAAAVERRLWADSKPRGAAYAALCAGTVTGLGLAAQAATRRRPFARFALTAASTWVVLGGRGLATEGREMARLLDAGDVPAARQRLSHLCARDATDLDSAELTRAATESIAENTSDAVVAPLLWGAVAGIPGLLGYRALNTLDAMVGYRSPRHRNFGWASARADDLVNLLPSRAGAVLTAACAPLAGGRARASWKAWRRYGALHPSPNAGQVEAAFAGALDLRLGGTNSYGGEVERRGTLGDGRAPEPVDLRRAVRLSRAVGVAALAVAVAVAR, translated from the coding sequence GTGCCACTCCGACAAGCTGTCACCGCGGCCGGGCTGATCACCGGATTTGCCGCCGACACGCTCTTCGGCGATCCGCGCCGGGGGCACCCGGTCGCGCTGTTCGGCACGGCTGCGGCCGCCGTCGAACGCCGTCTGTGGGCTGACTCGAAGCCGCGCGGAGCGGCGTACGCGGCTCTCTGCGCTGGCACGGTGACGGGCCTTGGGTTGGCCGCGCAGGCTGCGACGCGGCGACGCCCCTTCGCCCGCTTCGCGCTGACGGCCGCCTCGACATGGGTGGTGCTCGGCGGCCGCGGTCTCGCTACCGAAGGCCGCGAGATGGCACGGCTGCTCGACGCCGGCGACGTGCCCGCGGCACGACAGCGTCTTTCGCACCTCTGCGCGCGCGACGCGACGGACCTGGACAGCGCGGAGCTGACCCGCGCGGCCACGGAGTCGATCGCCGAGAACACCTCCGACGCGGTGGTCGCGCCGCTGCTGTGGGGCGCCGTCGCGGGCATTCCCGGGCTGCTCGGCTACCGCGCGCTCAACACGCTGGACGCCATGGTCGGCTACCGCTCGCCGAGGCACCGCAACTTCGGCTGGGCCTCTGCTCGCGCCGACGACCTCGTCAACCTGCTGCCGTCGCGCGCCGGGGCGGTGCTGACGGCGGCCTGCGCGCCGCTCGCCGGCGGCCGGGCGCGGGCGTCGTGGAAGGCCTGGCGCCGCTACGGAGCGCTGCACCCGAGCCCGAACGCCGGACAGGTCGAAGCGGCCTTCGCCGGCGCGCTCGACCTGCGGCTCGGCGGCACGAACAGCTACGGCGGGGAGGTCGAGCGGCGCGGCACACTGGGTGACGGCCGGGCGCCCGAACCCGTCGACCTGCGCCGCGCGGTGCGGCTCTCGCGGGCGGTCGGGGTCGCGGCGCTGGCCGTCGCCGTGGCGGTGGCGCGATGA
- a CDS encoding bifunctional adenosylcobinamide kinase/adenosylcobinamide-phosphate guanylyltransferase, giving the protein MTKLTHRLAGYSETLARALRRYGRDDGKVLVLGGVRSGKSRHAERLVAHHPHLVYVAPGLPPSEDDPDWAARVAAHQARRPAHWTTVETTDLATVLRTATGPLLIDCLGTWLSRVLDEVGAWRQKPGWERRLDDRLEDFLAAWTQARVPVVAVSNEVGSGVVPATSSGRLFRDVLGALNNRVSAESDRVSLVVAGRVLDLP; this is encoded by the coding sequence ATGACCAAGCTGACGCACCGGCTCGCCGGGTACTCCGAAACCCTGGCGCGCGCCTTACGCCGGTACGGACGCGACGACGGCAAGGTGCTGGTCCTCGGCGGCGTCCGCTCGGGGAAGTCGCGGCACGCGGAGCGGCTCGTCGCGCACCACCCGCACCTCGTCTACGTCGCGCCCGGCCTGCCGCCGAGCGAGGACGACCCGGACTGGGCCGCGCGCGTCGCCGCGCACCAGGCCCGCCGTCCCGCGCACTGGACCACAGTGGAGACCACCGACCTGGCCACGGTGCTGCGCACGGCCACCGGCCCGCTGCTCATCGACTGCCTCGGCACGTGGCTTTCGCGGGTGCTCGACGAGGTCGGCGCGTGGCGGCAGAAGCCCGGCTGGGAGCGCCGCCTCGACGACCGGCTGGAAGACTTCCTGGCCGCGTGGACGCAGGCGCGGGTGCCGGTGGTCGCGGTCAGCAACGAGGTCGGGAGCGGTGTGGTGCCCGCGACGTCGTCCGGGCGGCTGTTCCGTGATGTGCTGGGCGCACTCAACAACCGGGTGTCCGCCGAGTCCGACCGGGTTTCACTGGTCGTCGCGGGACGGGTGCTCGACCTGCCGTAA
- the cobT gene encoding nicotinate-nucleotide--dimethylbenzimidazole phosphoribosyltransferase encodes MPRFDIPVPDAAARTAAHERLDGLVKPLGALGRLEELAAWLCAAHGVVPPRPLDDVRVVVFAGDHGVSALSAYPREVTAAMVRVFLAGRSGVNVLAAQVGARVRVADIAVDWDGSDVPAAVTAHKIRRGSGSIDVEDALAPGEALAAFTAGREIAAEEDGADLLIPGDMGIGNTAVCAAVVAASLGLPAAEVVGTGTGVSGDGLAVKTAAVSAALSRAADRVEDPFDRLTALGSACLAATAGFLVEASARGIPVLLDGVFSGAAALVARDLAPGAEQWWLAGHRSTEPSQAYALKALGLTPILDLGLRLGEGSGAVQAVPTLRAAQAIIADMGLLADLA; translated from the coding sequence GTGCCGCGCTTCGACATCCCCGTGCCCGACGCCGCCGCCCGGACCGCCGCGCACGAAAGGCTCGACGGCCTGGTGAAGCCGCTCGGCGCGCTCGGCCGCCTGGAGGAGCTGGCGGCGTGGCTGTGCGCCGCGCACGGCGTGGTCCCGCCGCGTCCGCTGGACGACGTGCGCGTGGTCGTGTTCGCGGGCGACCACGGCGTGTCGGCGCTGTCGGCGTACCCGCGCGAGGTGACCGCGGCGATGGTACGGGTGTTCCTGGCCGGGCGAAGCGGGGTGAACGTGCTCGCCGCGCAGGTCGGGGCGCGGGTGCGGGTCGCGGACATCGCCGTGGACTGGGACGGCTCGGACGTGCCGGCCGCGGTGACGGCGCACAAGATCCGCCGCGGCTCGGGCTCGATCGACGTCGAGGACGCGCTGGCCCCCGGCGAAGCGCTCGCCGCGTTCACCGCGGGCCGCGAGATCGCGGCCGAGGAGGACGGCGCCGACCTGCTGATCCCGGGTGACATGGGGATCGGCAACACGGCGGTGTGCGCGGCCGTGGTGGCGGCGTCGCTGGGCCTGCCGGCGGCGGAGGTCGTCGGCACGGGCACCGGTGTTTCCGGGGACGGCCTGGCGGTGAAGACGGCCGCGGTGTCGGCCGCCCTGTCCCGCGCCGCCGACCGCGTCGAGGACCCGTTCGACCGGCTGACGGCGCTGGGCAGCGCGTGCCTGGCCGCCACGGCGGGTTTCCTGGTGGAGGCGTCGGCCCGCGGGATCCCGGTGCTGCTCGACGGCGTCTTCTCGGGCGCGGCCGCCCTGGTCGCGCGCGACCTCGCGCCGGGCGCCGAGCAGTGGTGGCTCGCGGGGCACCGCTCGACCGAGCCGTCGCAGGCGTACGCGCTCAAGGCACTGGGCCTGACGCCGATCCTCGACCTGGGCCTGCGCCTCGGCGAGGGCAGCGGCGCCGTCCAGGCCGTCCCGACGCTGCGCGCGGCCCAGGCGATCATCGCGGACATGGGCCTGCTGGCGGACCTGGCGTGA
- a CDS encoding adenosylcobinamide-GDP ribazoletransferase: protein MKRFGDAVRLAVGTLTTVPVPAPRVIDRRVAGAAMTLGPVAAVPLAVVAGLIVAGGNALGLPAPAVAALALGAVALGSRGLHLDGLADTADGLGASYDRAKALDVMRRGDSGPTGIATLVFTLLIQVGALTGAITAGHGVVAVVIAVLVGRCTLSMSCARGVPSARPEGLGATVAGSVPVLVAVAVGLIVAALAGLVLFGLAPGLDWWRGPVAVAVGYAAAAVLLARCVRRLGGMTGDVLGAGVEAAVAGALLALAA from the coding sequence GTGAAGAGGTTCGGCGACGCAGTACGCCTCGCTGTCGGCACGCTCACGACCGTGCCCGTCCCGGCGCCACGGGTCATCGACCGCCGGGTGGCCGGGGCGGCGATGACGCTGGGCCCGGTCGCCGCGGTGCCGCTCGCGGTGGTGGCGGGCCTGATCGTGGCGGGTGGGAACGCCCTCGGCCTGCCCGCGCCGGCCGTGGCGGCACTCGCGCTGGGCGCGGTGGCGCTGGGCAGCCGCGGTCTGCACCTCGACGGACTGGCCGACACCGCCGACGGCCTCGGCGCCTCCTACGACCGCGCGAAGGCCCTGGACGTCATGCGCCGCGGCGACTCCGGCCCCACCGGGATCGCGACGCTGGTCTTCACCCTGCTGATCCAGGTCGGCGCGCTGACCGGCGCCATCACGGCCGGGCACGGCGTGGTGGCGGTGGTGATCGCGGTGCTGGTGGGACGGTGCACGCTCTCGATGTCCTGCGCGCGGGGAGTCCCGTCGGCCCGGCCGGAGGGCTTGGGCGCGACGGTCGCCGGCTCGGTGCCGGTGCTGGTGGCCGTCGCGGTGGGCCTGATCGTGGCGGCACTCGCCGGCCTGGTGTTGTTCGGCTTGGCCCCGGGCCTGGATTGGTGGCGTGGCCCGGTAGCCGTCGCCGTGGGTTACGCCGCCGCGGCGGTGCTGCTCGCCCGCTGTGTCCGCCGCCTGGGCGGGATGACGGGCGACGTGCTGGGCGCGGGCGTCGAAGCCGCGGTGGCCGGGGCGTTGCTGGCGCTGGCCGCCTGA
- a CDS encoding DUF6232 family protein, with product MAESIGTMQIVINHRTLRVGRQAYSLNTIARVQVQPVPRPADAGQGNSGIGCAVAFGVLVLMGIIAGAAQSPALGTIGFLVAIAAGVIAYIKSKKSYTPLYMLMLETNGSPMAALVSPDQENLEWVAERVVEAIENPPETEKAFTVQNVSIGDNYSMVGNHNIGRVS from the coding sequence ATGGCGGAATCGATCGGAACCATGCAGATAGTGATCAACCACCGGACTTTGCGGGTGGGTCGTCAGGCGTATTCGCTCAACACTATCGCCCGGGTGCAGGTGCAGCCCGTTCCCCGGCCCGCCGACGCCGGGCAGGGCAATAGCGGGATCGGCTGTGCCGTCGCGTTCGGCGTGCTGGTGCTGATGGGGATCATCGCGGGAGCGGCGCAGAGCCCGGCACTCGGGACGATCGGTTTCCTGGTCGCCATCGCGGCCGGCGTCATCGCGTACATCAAGAGCAAGAAGAGCTACACGCCGCTGTACATGCTCATGCTCGAGACGAACGGCAGTCCGATGGCCGCACTCGTGTCGCCCGACCAGGAGAATCTGGAATGGGTCGCCGAGCGGGTCGTCGAAGCCATCGAAAATCCGCCCGAGACGGAGAAAGCCTTCACGGTGCAGAACGTGTCGATCGGTGACAACTACAGCATGGTCGGAAACCACAACATCGGCCGGGTGAGCTGA
- the cobC gene encoding Rv2231c family pyridoxal phosphate-dependent protein CobC, whose amino-acid sequence MAEYDAASAGASAGYDLHHHGDREVGPGLVDLAVNVRLPRPPEWLRCELASALDTLAAYPDSTAAAEAVARRHGRTVDEVLVTAGAAEAFTLLANALRPEHAVVVHPQFTEPEAALRAAGHQVSRVVLSSSDGFRLGPVPASADLVFVGNPTNPTSVLHPASTLRALIRPGRLLVVDEAFLDAVPGEAESLAGESLPGVVVLRSLTKTWGLAGLRAGYLLGPPDVVARLRAVQPPWSVSTLAGVATVACCRPAAVEEAEKLAVAAESDREYLVSGLTSLGLTAPSLTTPGLTTPGLTALGLTVLGDPRGPFVLVRHPDPSLRTRLRDAGYAVRRGDTFPGLGPEYVRLAVRSREVTDGFLATLAALL is encoded by the coding sequence GTGGCTGAGTACGACGCTGCTTCCGCGGGCGCGTCGGCGGGATACGACTTGCACCACCACGGAGACCGCGAGGTCGGGCCGGGTTTGGTGGACCTCGCGGTGAACGTCCGGCTGCCGCGGCCGCCGGAGTGGCTGCGGTGCGAGCTGGCGTCGGCGCTGGACACGCTGGCCGCGTACCCGGACTCGACGGCGGCCGCCGAGGCCGTGGCCCGGCGACACGGGCGAACGGTCGACGAGGTGCTGGTGACGGCGGGCGCGGCGGAGGCGTTCACCTTGCTGGCCAACGCTTTGCGGCCGGAACACGCAGTGGTCGTCCACCCGCAGTTCACCGAACCGGAAGCGGCCCTGCGCGCGGCGGGTCACCAGGTCTCGCGGGTCGTACTGTCCTCTTCGGACGGTTTCCGGCTTGGGCCGGTCCCCGCGTCGGCCGATCTGGTGTTCGTGGGGAACCCGACCAATCCGACGTCGGTGCTGCACCCCGCGTCGACCCTGCGCGCACTGATCCGGCCGGGCCGGCTGCTGGTGGTGGACGAGGCGTTCCTCGACGCCGTCCCGGGCGAGGCGGAGAGCCTGGCGGGGGAGTCGCTGCCGGGCGTGGTCGTGCTGCGGAGCCTGACCAAGACGTGGGGCCTGGCGGGCCTGCGCGCGGGCTACCTGCTCGGACCGCCGGACGTCGTGGCGCGGCTGCGCGCGGTCCAGCCGCCGTGGTCGGTGTCCACTTTGGCCGGTGTCGCGACGGTGGCCTGCTGCCGTCCGGCCGCGGTGGAGGAGGCGGAGAAACTGGCTGTCGCCGCGGAATCCGATCGGGAGTACCTGGTCTCCGGCCTTACCTCGCTGGGCCTCACTGCACCGAGCCTGACCACGCCGGGTCTCACCACACCGGGTCTCACCGCGCTGGGCCTCACTGTCCTGGGCGACCCGCGAGGCCCCTTCGTCCTGGTGCGCCACCCCGACCCGTCCTTGCGCACCCGCCTGCGCGACGCCGGTTACGCGGTCCGCCGCGGCGACACCTTTCCCGGCCTGGGGCCGGAGTACGTGCGCCTGGCCGTCCGTTCCCGCGAGGTGACGGACGGATTCCTGGCCACGTTGGCCGCGTTGCTCTGA
- a CDS encoding cobyrinate a,c-diamide synthase: MVARVVIAAPGSGHGKTTIAAGLMAALRAAGHRVSGHKVGPDFIDPGYHALATGRPARNLDPFLQGEERLVPLLRHGSAGADIAVIEGVMGLFDGALGTEGYASTAHVARLLDAPVVLVVDASAASRSVAATVLGFASYDTRVRLAGVILNKLGSQRHEDEIASALEGTGVPLLGALRRNENVHAPSRHLGLVPAAERAADSQRVLPELADWVAGGVDLEAVVRVARSAPRLSGPMWTPPGDMAGPRTVVAAAAGPAFTFRYTENVELLASYGVDVVDVDPLRDKELPDGCAGLYFGGGFPEVHAAELSANRALREQVAAAIARGMPVSAECAGLLYLCESLDGLPMVGALPATAAMTKRGKLGYRTAVSLSDNVLAPAGARVTGHEFHRTEVTPGHGATPAWGWDRLRDGFASASLHASYLHVHWAGYPELAQRFAGHVRAFASVASGG, translated from the coding sequence GTGGTAGCGCGGGTGGTCATCGCCGCGCCCGGCTCCGGGCACGGCAAGACGACCATCGCGGCCGGCCTGATGGCGGCCCTGCGCGCGGCCGGGCACCGGGTGTCCGGGCACAAGGTGGGCCCGGACTTCATCGACCCGGGTTACCACGCGCTCGCGACCGGCCGCCCGGCCCGTAACCTCGACCCGTTCCTGCAGGGCGAGGAACGGCTGGTTCCCTTGCTGCGCCACGGTTCCGCGGGCGCGGACATCGCCGTGATCGAGGGTGTGATGGGCCTGTTCGACGGCGCGCTCGGCACGGAGGGCTACGCCTCGACGGCGCACGTCGCGCGGCTGCTGGACGCGCCGGTGGTGCTGGTCGTCGACGCTTCGGCCGCTTCCCGCAGCGTCGCGGCGACCGTGCTGGGCTTCGCGAGCTACGACACCCGCGTGCGCCTCGCCGGCGTGATCCTGAACAAGCTGGGCTCGCAGCGGCACGAGGACGAGATCGCGTCCGCACTGGAGGGGACGGGCGTGCCGCTGCTGGGTGCGTTGCGGCGTAACGAGAACGTGCACGCGCCGAGCCGGCACCTCGGGCTCGTCCCGGCCGCCGAGCGCGCGGCGGACTCTCAGCGGGTGCTGCCGGAGCTGGCGGACTGGGTCGCGGGCGGGGTGGACCTGGAGGCCGTGGTCCGGGTCGCGCGCAGTGCACCGCGACTTTCCGGTCCGATGTGGACTCCGCCGGGTGACATGGCGGGGCCGCGCACGGTGGTCGCCGCGGCCGCCGGGCCCGCGTTCACCTTCCGCTACACGGAGAACGTGGAGCTGCTCGCGTCTTACGGGGTCGACGTGGTGGACGTGGACCCGTTGCGGGACAAGGAACTTCCGGACGGATGCGCCGGACTGTACTTCGGCGGCGGTTTCCCGGAGGTGCACGCGGCCGAACTGTCGGCGAACCGCGCGTTGCGTGAGCAGGTGGCCGCCGCGATCGCGCGCGGGATGCCGGTGAGCGCGGAGTGCGCGGGGCTGCTGTACCTGTGTGAATCCCTCGACGGCCTGCCGATGGTCGGCGCCCTGCCCGCGACGGCCGCGATGACCAAGCGGGGCAAGCTCGGCTACCGGACCGCAGTGTCCCTTTCGGACAATGTGCTGGCTCCGGCAGGCGCGCGGGTCACCGGCCACGAATTCCACCGCACCGAGGTGACACCCGGCCACGGCGCCACCCCGGCGTGGGGCTGGGACCGCCTGCGGGACGGGTTCGCTTCGGCTTCGCTGCACGCTTCGTACCTGCATGTGCATTGGGCCGGGTATCCGGAGCTGGCGCAGCGTTTCGCCGGACATGTGCGGGCTTTCGCTTCGGTGGCCTCCGGTGGCTGA
- the cobO gene encoding cob(I)yrinic acid a,c-diamide adenosyltransferase: MPQGKPAVVPQDGLTTRQRRNRPLLVVHTGEMKGKSTAAFGMALRAWNQGWSIGVFQFVKSAKWRVGEEAAFRALGKLHDETGEGGAVEWHKMGEGWSWTRKSGTEEDHAANAREGWAEIKRRLAAETHGFYVLDEFSYLLKWGWLEVDDVVSALVSRPGHQHVVITGRYAPPELIEAADLVTEMTKVKHPMDAGQKGQRGIEW; this comes from the coding sequence ATGCCGCAAGGGAAACCGGCCGTCGTCCCGCAGGACGGGCTCACCACGCGCCAGCGGCGCAACCGGCCGCTGCTCGTCGTGCACACCGGCGAGATGAAGGGCAAGTCGACCGCCGCGTTCGGCATGGCGCTGCGCGCGTGGAACCAGGGCTGGTCGATCGGGGTGTTCCAGTTCGTGAAGTCGGCGAAGTGGCGCGTCGGCGAGGAAGCCGCGTTCCGCGCGCTCGGGAAGCTGCACGACGAGACCGGCGAGGGCGGCGCGGTCGAGTGGCACAAGATGGGCGAGGGCTGGAGCTGGACGCGTAAGTCCGGTACCGAGGAGGACCACGCGGCCAACGCGCGGGAGGGCTGGGCGGAGATCAAGCGCCGTCTCGCCGCCGAGACGCACGGGTTCTACGTGCTCGACGAGTTCAGCTACCTGCTCAAATGGGGCTGGCTCGAGGTGGACGACGTGGTGTCCGCTTTGGTCTCCCGGCCCGGCCACCAGCACGTGGTGATCACCGGCCGGTACGCCCCGCCCGAGCTGATCGAGGCCGCGGACCTGGTGACCGAGATGACGAAGGTCAAGCACCCGATGGACGCCGGGCAGAAGGGGCAGCGGGGGATCGAGTGGTAG
- a CDS encoding putative cobaltochelatase, which produces MKPYPFTAVVGMPDLRLALVLSSISPAVGGVLVRGEKGTAKSTMVRALAGLLPGVDVVDGCRFSCDPAAPDPLCPDGPHRTGGSAHRRPARLVELPVGAAEDRVVGSLNLEKALAEGVTDYQPGLLAAAHRGLLYVDEVNLLHDHLVDTLLDAAAMGRATVEREGVSVSHAARFVLIGTMNPEEGELRPQLLDRFGLTVEVASSRDPEQRVEVVRRRLAYEADQDGFAAAYADEDASLAADIEAAQRLLPAVKLPDDALRQIAEVCASFEVDGMRADIVTARTAVAHAAWAGRDEVTTEDIRVAARLALPHRRRRNPFDAPGISEEQLEQALEDAQPPSPGPDDSGPGDGPDDDGPGSGSTPPAEADQPPGDGAQQPQPQPQTGNGDGSGPQKTVGAGDTFRARVFRVKGTGEGERGRRSRAITDSGRTIGVQPPSVRDGRPHLVATVRAAAPHQRSRGRNGPGLKVRTQDLRFALREGREGNLVLFCVDASGSMGARTRMREVKTAVLSLLMDAYQRRDKVGLVTFRGDSAELALPPTISVDAAASRLEGLPTGGRTPLAEGLLEAARVLRVEAIRDPRRRPLLVVVTDGRATSGADAVVRSQAAAGLLAGVTTIVMDCESGRMRLGLAAELAGHLGAEHVPLADVAAESLASAVRERTGRAA; this is translated from the coding sequence TTGAAGCCGTACCCGTTCACCGCCGTCGTCGGGATGCCGGACCTGCGCCTGGCGCTGGTGTTGTCCTCGATCTCGCCCGCCGTGGGCGGGGTGCTCGTGCGGGGTGAGAAGGGCACGGCGAAGTCGACGATGGTGCGGGCGCTGGCGGGCCTGCTGCCGGGCGTCGACGTCGTGGACGGCTGCCGCTTCTCCTGCGACCCGGCCGCGCCGGACCCGCTGTGCCCGGACGGCCCGCACCGGACTGGCGGGTCCGCGCACCGGCGGCCCGCGCGGCTGGTGGAGCTGCCCGTCGGCGCGGCCGAGGACCGGGTGGTCGGCTCGCTGAACCTGGAGAAGGCGCTGGCCGAGGGCGTCACGGACTACCAGCCGGGCCTGCTCGCCGCCGCGCACCGCGGCCTGCTGTACGTCGACGAGGTCAACCTCCTGCACGACCACCTGGTGGACACGCTGCTCGACGCCGCCGCGATGGGCCGCGCGACCGTGGAACGAGAGGGCGTCTCGGTCTCGCACGCGGCCCGGTTCGTGCTGATCGGCACGATGAACCCGGAGGAGGGCGAGCTGCGGCCGCAGCTGCTGGACCGGTTCGGGCTGACCGTCGAGGTCGCGTCCAGCCGGGATCCGGAGCAGCGCGTCGAGGTCGTCCGCCGCCGCCTCGCGTACGAAGCGGATCAGGACGGCTTCGCGGCTGCGTACGCGGACGAAGACGCTTCGCTGGCCGCGGACATCGAGGCGGCGCAACGCCTTCTGCCCGCCGTGAAGCTGCCCGACGACGCGCTGCGGCAGATCGCCGAGGTGTGCGCGTCGTTCGAGGTGGACGGTATGCGGGCCGACATCGTCACGGCGCGCACGGCCGTCGCGCACGCCGCCTGGGCCGGCCGCGACGAGGTGACCACCGAGGACATCCGCGTCGCCGCGCGGCTCGCGCTGCCGCACCGGCGGCGGCGCAACCCGTTCGACGCGCCGGGGATTTCCGAGGAACAGCTGGAGCAGGCGCTCGAGGACGCGCAGCCGCCGTCGCCTGGTCCTGATGACAGCGGTCCCGGCGACGGCCCGGACGATGACGGCCCCGGCTCGGGTTCGACGCCGCCTGCGGAGGCGGACCAGCCACCGGGCGACGGCGCTCAGCAGCCCCAACCCCAACCCCAGACTGGGAACGGCGACGGGTCCGGGCCACAGAAGACGGTCGGCGCCGGGGACACGTTCCGGGCGCGCGTGTTCCGAGTCAAGGGCACCGGCGAGGGCGAGCGTGGCCGCCGGTCGCGGGCGATCACCGACAGCGGGCGCACGATCGGCGTCCAGCCGCCGAGTGTCCGCGACGGGCGGCCGCACCTGGTGGCGACCGTGCGCGCGGCGGCGCCGCACCAGCGTTCGCGAGGCCGCAACGGTCCGGGCCTGAAGGTGCGTACACAGGACTTGCGCTTCGCGTTGCGCGAAGGGCGCGAAGGAAACCTCGTGCTCTTCTGCGTCGACGCGTCCGGCTCGATGGGCGCGCGGACGCGGATGCGCGAAGTGAAGACGGCGGTGCTGTCGTTGCTGATGGACGCTTACCAACGGCGGGACAAGGTCGGCTTGGTGACGTTCCGTGGCGACTCGGCCGAGCTCGCGCTGCCGCCGACGATCAGCGTCGATGCCGCCGCGTCCCGGCTCGAAGGCCTGCCGACGGGCGGCCGCACGCCGCTGGCCGAAGGACTGCTGGAGGCCGCGCGGGTGCTACGGGTGGAGGCGATCCGCGACCCGCGCCGGCGTCCGCTGCTGGTCGTGGTCACCGACGGGCGGGCGACGAGCGGGGCGGACGCCGTCGTGCGTTCGCAGGCCGCCGCCGGGCTGCTCGCCGGGGTGACCACGATCGTGATGGACTGCGAGAGCGGGCGGATGCGCCTCGGCCTCGCCGCGGAGCTGGCCGGGCACCTCGGTGCCGAGCACGTGCCGCTGGCGGACGTCGCCGCGGAGTCGCTCGCCTCGGCGGTGCGTGAACGCACGGGAAGGGCTGCCTGA
- the cbiE gene encoding precorrin-6y C5,15-methyltransferase (decarboxylating) subunit CbiE — MREKSRLTVVGIGADGWPGLSPRARETVLTADVVLGAPRQLAYLPEEVRTQPWPSPLLPALDDVLAEHSGRWICVLASGDPLLSGIGTTLRDRGHDIEVVPALSSVTLARARLGWPAEETEVVTVVGRAVQRVARALAPRRKVLVLGANAADLRELLKDRGYGGTTLTALENLGAEDEQITDGWAHDPGPLTVFALDCAGPALPLTGLPDDAFEHDGQLTKRDLRASALAHLAPSPGELLWDVGAGAGSIGVEWSRAHPLNRAIAIERDPARAERVTRNANTLGVPELRVVTGPAPDVLAGLPKPDAVFIGGGLTVPGLLDACLATGARIVAHGVTLEAEQVLARAYAEHGGELQRITVEHAKPLGGFTGWTPSRTVTQWSWPNDS, encoded by the coding sequence GTGCGCGAAAAATCACGCCTGACCGTGGTCGGCATCGGGGCCGACGGCTGGCCGGGGTTATCGCCGCGGGCCAGGGAAACCGTGCTCACGGCCGACGTCGTACTGGGCGCGCCGCGGCAGCTCGCGTACCTGCCGGAAGAGGTCCGCACCCAGCCGTGGCCCAGCCCGCTGCTGCCCGCGCTCGACGACGTCCTCGCCGAGCACTCCGGGCGGTGGATCTGCGTCCTGGCCAGCGGCGACCCGCTGCTGTCGGGCATCGGCACCACGCTGCGGGACCGCGGTCACGACATCGAGGTCGTGCCCGCGCTGTCCTCGGTGACGCTGGCCCGCGCGCGGCTCGGCTGGCCGGCCGAGGAGACCGAGGTGGTCACCGTGGTCGGCCGCGCGGTGCAGCGCGTCGCCCGCGCGCTGGCGCCCCGGCGCAAGGTGCTGGTGCTCGGCGCGAACGCCGCCGACCTGCGTGAGCTGCTGAAGGACCGCGGCTACGGCGGCACCACCCTGACCGCGCTGGAGAACCTCGGTGCCGAGGACGAGCAGATCACCGACGGCTGGGCGCACGACCCCGGCCCGCTCACCGTGTTCGCCCTCGATTGCGCCGGCCCCGCCCTGCCGCTCACCGGCCTGCCCGACGACGCCTTCGAGCACGACGGCCAGCTCACCAAACGCGACCTCCGCGCCTCCGCCCTCGCCCACCTCGCGCCCAGCCCCGGCGAGCTGCTCTGGGACGTCGGCGCGGGCGCGGGCAGCATCGGCGTCGAATGGTCGCGCGCGCACCCGCTGAACCGCGCCATCGCGATCGAGCGCGACCCGGCGCGGGCCGAACGCGTCACGCGCAACGCGAACACGCTCGGGGTGCCCGAACTGCGGGTGGTCACCGGACCGGCCCCCGATGTCCTCGCCGGGCTGCCGAAGCCGGACGCCGTGTTCATCGGCGGTGGCCTCACGGTCCCCGGCCTGCTCGACGCGTGCCTCGCCACCGGCGCCCGGATCGTCGCGCACGGCGTGACGCTCGAAGCTGAGCAGGTACTCGCCCGCGCGTACGCGGAGCATGGCGGTGAGCTGCAGCGGATCACCGTCGAGCACGCGAAACCGCTCGGCGGGTTCACCGGCTGGACCCCGTCGCGCACCGTGACGCAGTGGTCCTGGCCCAACGACTCGTGA